The window caatacgCGCGATCTAATTGCtgggtgaaatgaaaaatgaaaagcgttttgaaaaaagaaagaaaatgatttttttcggaaaacttaTCCAGCACGCAAACGTGTGACAATGACTTGTCTGTTAATTGTTTAAACTCGGTGATTGGAAAGTGAGTAAAAGGATTtgtttccatttcatttttgcattccGCTCGTCgaatcttttatttattcggcAACAAATTACACGCGGCATACcagtgaaaaagaaacgttCTTGTTCGAGCgaggatttttatttcaaattgtaGTTGGGCGATACAAAGATATAAAGCAAAGTAATCGagtatgtgaaataaaaaattgaacctcGAACCTGACATCGAACGTCTTGCATACCTATAGcagatatatttatacatcgaCATGTGTTTTAACATTATCTCATACATATCTCATaccatatatacatgtatgggtatgtgtgcgtgtgtgtgtgtgtgtgtgtaatgcCATAATCTGCGAGGCAATTAGCTAAGTATAATTGATTCGGATCGGTTCGATACATGCCTATAATACAAGATGATTACTCGCGTTGCGTCGACGATATTTAATTAACGGTCGATTAGCCAGTCTGTCTGATACAAAACATACACTTGCCTACGTACATTTGACAGATAAAAGTGTTGCCGTGAAAATTGTCGTACACATTGTGACAATGTCGCGCTATATAGTAAATTACATCAGATATGCGCGTTatgtaattgttatttttatttttttctttttcacatcttTTCCAATTTCCAAAGAAACACCTTGTCGCACCACGTCACTTATCAATTCTTTCCCGACATTTACATTCGACCCAGTGATCACGATTCGTAATACAACGATACGTTATCCTCGAATTTGATTCGCCtggattaaaaattcatgttgAATTATTGTAACTAATTTACgagattgaataaataatgataaacgTCTCAAACGTCAGACGAAGACTCGACGTTACCAAGTCTGGGTCATCTTTGtgacgtgaatttttattacgattGACGcaagcgataaaaaaaatcttttattcacgattcttcataaatttgaagaaaatttctgaaaaatcaaaaatcgacCGAGAGCGATCCTCCAcgtaacgtagaacgctcatcttCTCAGACAACCTTTCTTTTAACCTGAACAAACTTTTTACGGAGGTGCCATGGTGGAAAAtggcaaattattattttccgaTACAccgtaatatatatttatatattgtgACGAAATTCGACCATCGTTTAtcgtctttctctctctctctctctctctctctttctctctctattaTTCTCTACTTTTGTATCTACCTCTAGATATTCTCATACCGCGGCGAATAGTAATAGAGTGGTAatttaataaggaaaaaacaaactttcgTAAATTGACTTTCTCCATGATCGGGCAAACAGGAATTTATAATTCACTAGACCGGCGGCCAGGAGTTTGTCATAATCATGTTAAAAGCATCTGGatgtatgtatgcacataCATGGACACGTCGGTTGATTATTTAACGCTGTGAATACAGATTCTTTCACGTTTCTCCATTTCTtatttggttttttgtttttttttcttcttcgaatCTCATATcttgtttttctcttctctctctctctctctccctctctctctcttttcatttctttccttACGTATTCACACGCACGCGTCTGTACAACGGATGATTGGAGTAGAATCTAGATTTCACATTTTCCATATACGGAAACGAAtatatcgtaaaatttttcgacctATCCTTCCGTCTAATTATCACGCAATAATTTATCTTCTCGATAATAATTAACTACAAGATGTCACGAAGAAGGGGGACAATCGATCGTGCGGATCAAACCGTGTacaaaaaggaaaggaaatgaaaaaaaaaaaagagattaGCACGGATAGATTCTGCGGTACGCGAATGGATTAAGGTTATCCGTTAATAAGCCTGTAATTACTATGAGATTAAACTTATCCGTTTGTCACTTTTAGCTCGGTAGACATTTTACACCTGAATACGTATAAGTTCACACATACGCATGgctattatgtataataatgcgaTAAAGCTATCCTGGAttacttgtttattttattttttttctactatttCGATGATGCAGTTTCTGCGAATCCCgtattaatataatatcgaTGAATGTACGGAATCGCGCTCGTATCTCAGAAACTGTCTTTCTTTATCGGAGAATTTATTATAGTATACCTTTGTAGAGTAtctgatatatgtatatatgtatatatggggcattctacATCAAATCAGCAGCCCGTGTATCTCACCCTCTGATTTTAATCTAATTTTTTAGTACGATGttctaacgattttttttcagatttttttagccgccggtgaaatttttaaaaaaaaagggttttttttcgtttttttctttctacgcCTCGATCTATATAGAACACGGAATCATGAAGATAATATGATTCTGCAATTCATTTAGTTGCGgtatgtaaaaattaaacaagcAAAAACAATTCCCTGAATGTAAACACAGAACACTTGCGAAAAAAGTACCATTTTGAATCATAGAATctgtgtgaattatttttttaaagatttaaAAAGATGGCGTTTTCGTCATTAGGTTTGcgatattgtaaaaaatttcatacagagaatgaagaaaatctgATGAAATTCCCGAGAACCTTTTGCTTTGATACAGGAACatcttaataaaaaaaaaaaaaaattatgagaatcAAGGGGGACGTGGTACGTGGGCTgataatttgacgtggaatgcctcatacaTTCGCACATAATACgtgtaagaaaaagaagattgCGAAgcgaaaggaaaaataaactgTCAAATTATATGATTAACGGAAGCCATAGAATGACTGTAATGTGtgatatatatacaatacacaTCGTATATTTCTACTGGCTGTTGCCAAtagttaattaaattttatagatAACGGGGAAACACACGCACGcatttgtatatatgtatattatgtatacattctcACGGCGAAAAATCGTCCTGTCATTTTATTAGAAATAAGTTTAAACGACAGACTGGCTGAATGAATGAGTGACGTGTCGAGAAGATCAAACAGCTCCAAGTACCCAGCAGCATGTGATGTGATATGCGCCGTGATTGAGCGGTGGATTAATAATGGATCGGATGATTCtttgggtgtttttttttttttttttttttttcttcacctcaAATTCTAATCAATTATATGTTTAGCCTAGGCGCCTGCAGATTAGAGATAAAAGTTTTGGGAAAAGTCTCACAGCGAGGCTGATCTTACGCCCACGTAactgtaaattgaaaaaaagtttccgtCATAGAGgcgacaaaatttttttcagacattTAATTTTAACTCTTGAAAACTAGTCGTTTctttagattatttttttttttcatcggtggatacgtgtttcttgtcTCACGTATCACGACGAATTggcgaagaaaatttttttcctgcaaataaagttttgaaaagtatcgtttttattcgattttgtaCGGAAACGATgcgatggaaaaattattgcaatcgTACGATTTTAAAAGCAATCGTTTGCTGATCGAACGAGTAATTTTTGTCGTTTAAATATGACAAACGACATTGAATTTTCTACGAAGAAAATGATCGTGGAACAATTAGTTTTGATTCtcagtattttcaaaattaagaaGACTCAAAATTTATGTTTCTAAAAGTTGTTTTACTCGGTCACGTTTTTCGActcgttatttttttgtattttatcgtATATCCGATTCCTCTTCTTATCCGTTTCGATCACCTTGCGCGATAACGCGTGAGAAAAATGCGATAATGAGATCCGAGGACGACTCGAATTCAGTTGAAACCGTAAGAGTAGAGGGTAAAATAAATACGCGCGAACCCAACGTGTGGCTACTTGACACGATAATGATATTGTATCGTTGATAGGTGTAAGTTTTTGGGGGAGAGCCATTACCTTGTTTGACTTGCGTACAACCCCATGCGTGCGGATGACGATTCTGTCGAGACTTGATACCGCCGGCTCCGATAACCGAAACGGGAGttgatcaaatatttgaaatttcagtaAATAGGGCCAATAGGACTGGACAAATATTAACCGCGTTACTACATGTCGCGTAATATCGCACAATTTGCTACTTGacaattaaattatattttattcaaatcttctcaaattgaaaaatcatcaaTTCCGGAGGATTTTATTCTACCGTTTGGTATGTAGAAAGTGCAAGctcgaatatttttagtatataaacatgaattttatcaaaattcaagagttttttaacaatgaatggattgaatttttcgaccCTCGCCATTTTTgtgtttgtttaaaaaatattctgctATTGTCCCAACGCTGGAACGgtaccttgaattttttcaaatatttcatccAACTGCTCAattgttttataaatatttaaagtgGTTTCGACAAAGGACCTTTTCCTTTTAAACATTCAAAAAAACCTATGAGGGGtcgatttttcttaatttttttttctagtacttttaatttttttcatcgtctgttcaatttttatctatttttttggctcattcgatttttttttccatcaactTCATAATGAATTTACCGGTCCAAAAATCTTCCAAGtgaaaaatacaagttttgaGAACTATTCGCGAATTTTCAGACCgtttacacaatttttcacctcggtaaaaataattaaaaatgctaaaaaaatagaaaataaatttcggtTTTCAAAggtttggaaaagaaaatacagtcTTTGAGAgtagttggaaaattttaaaaacggacattttcaaaatcaatctcaatatttataaataattaaccaagtgaataaaagatttaaaaaaattgggaagTTACAAATGTCGATggtgaaaagagagagagagagagaggaaaaatgaaaaaacattgTCACAActcatttcaatatttattcttcttctttccgaCATAAGGAATCAATTTCGGTACATacttaattttcattacatttgTTTACAATTAATCACAGACTCTGTAACAGGTacacataatatattattatctaGTCGTACATTATACGCGTTTTTTTCGGACAGACAGACACTCGAACAATTTTCTCGAGTGTCAAAATTGTTAATCGACGTGTTACAACGGTATCAGTCCAACACACGGACACAGGCACACACGGTCGTGTTGGTAATAATTCTGACCGCCTTACGATACGCGTATTAACCTTTGTATCGAATAATTACCTTGTGATTGAGCCTCGATTTTCATCGGGAAAAACAAGAATCATTATCAATAGCAGAGTTTAACAAACGCGTATGACCGCGACAAGGGAAATTATTGCGtaaaatataacgataataattatatcattaTCAGTTTCAGCGAGAGAGCGATGCggtgtgaataaataaaaaatcaacaccTGTTAGGCGCTAAAAACGTTGAGcgtcttttttcatttttatcgtatAATCCTTGTCGTCGTTATCGCGTTGATCTTTCTTCCCCAAAAATATGCACTATACATGTTGGATATGTAATACGAATATTGATCTGTGCCGCATATTGAAATAAGAATCGTTTTTATAATCGGTTTGAATATTTCTCTCGATACTCTCTTAAACGCACCTACCTGGAATATAATTTCCGAatatcgatcgatcgatcgttcGTTCGATCGCCACGCGGTATAGATGCGAAATCAGCGTGATTGACACTTGAGTGACAAGATGACAGGCCGTGATTACGCCCTCGCGTTTATTTTACGGATTCTCCTTGTGTGTTGTACACACACGTACGGAACCTCGACAGCGACAAATATAAATCGTgacttgacatttttttttttttttttttttttaccaccaaTTACCACCGATTAACCGATTTATTTGTTACCAATTATCTCAACGATGACCaattttccttccttctttctttctttctttctttctttcttttttccctctctgTACAATCGTTTCTAGTACCTCGAAAgtttgagttgaaaattttatctcgTCACGTTTATAGTTGACAATgaattttctctcaattttttcttttttttttttttttttaccgtaattACAACCACCAACCAAACctttcatttcgaaatttcatttcacctaCAATTACATCAAACTCACAACGAAATGTTGCagcaaaagtttttttcgactAAATTTCTACtcttgttgctgttgttgaaatTCGTCGAGTATAACATTCGGACAAATTTTACTCTCGTAAGAAAGCGTTTGTTTAATATTGTTTTCTGCCACAGTATTGAAAATCCTCGTTTTCACGCATCATATCATCATTCATACATGCTACTCTCAAAATGTTTAATGAAACcttgctttctttttctcttttttttatttttttctcttcggtAGTAAATAAGTAGTATTTAATCTTAAATTCTCACGCAGTGCAGACATGTATCAAAggaaagagagcgagagagagagagaggcttTTCGCAAATTAGAATTACAGTTTGCCGAAAACAATTACCCCGGTATTATCCCTCGAGTACAATTATGCCGCTTAACTGGTATCATGGCGTCTTCTGGCCCCCTTCTCCGCCCCTCTCttccctcctctcctctcctctcctctcctctcctctcctctcctctcctctccgctCCTCTTCGCCCGCCCTTCTTCACCCCCGACGAACGTCGTCCGCCGGCGTAATTAGAATCTCCCTCGACCGCCCTCGTCGGTACCTTCGGCCtctccaccccccccccccctccccccaccaCCCTTCCCTCCTTGCCCCCCCGCCATGCCCTCGGAACCCCGGCCATTACTTTTAATAGCGTTGTTAATGAAACTAGGTGTCGCCAAATTAACCCCTCATTTCTGCAGCAGCGCTCAACGATCGCCTTTGCCTGCAGCGGCCGTTCATCGTCACGAGTTATTATCCGAGATGGAATTAATCATTCTTGCAAGCTGTGgtctcggaattttttttcacgtactAAAAAcaagacgaaagaaaaaacaaaattaattttctaatattagatttttttatacaactgctgcaattatttataaatatttaaagtgattttgaaaagaacctcttttttaattctcaaaaaattctccGATACTGTATTTTGTATTCTAAACATTTCAAGACCGGGCCCACGGTGAATCGATTTTattctatttgttttttttttaaacacttttaattttttccattaactaaaacattgttcaataaatttaaaaatttttaaaaaattctgtcgatttttatttttcactcagaATATGTCTAGATCGTTTTCATTATGAAGttgatgaaagaaagaaagaaaaaaaaaaaaccaattgcATGTGCCAGAAAAATAGACAAGAATCGCTTTGTAATGGAGCCGGTCTAAAAATGTActaagtgaaaaatagaagtttGGAGAAATATTCGGGAATTTTCAGGCCGTTCGAACAACGCTTTGGTTAACCAAACAAATGAAAAGTGTttcaaaaagaagaaatggaaaaaaagtcgGGCCTGGTATCGAAATATATGGAATGGAAAATACGGTTTcttagaatttcaaaaaggtctctttcaaaattacttaaaatatttataagtaATCGAGCagtcgaataaataaaacaaaaaaatgtgaaaaaattcagggtaccgtttcggataaaattttaaagaaaatcgGAAATGGCGAGCGTCGGATTCGCGTGGAATTCTCCATCTGCATCCTTAGGCTTATCGCCAAGTTTTCAGGATGAGAACCACTGAGTTCCGCTGATTACCGCGGTAACCGCCCCCCGAGCGCCAATTAATCTTAACTTTTACGGGGCAAACACTTTTCATTAAGCCCTCCCTATATCCTCCGCCCCCTCCCTGCCCCATTCCCCATTTCCCATTCCCCTTATTCTTCACCACCGTCACTCTCACCCGCAACACTCTGGCGTATTTCCTGCaacggtatataatatatcacgTAACAGTCGCGGGGTCCGGTATCCTCAGTTTTTCCATCATACGTcctatatttaaaaatattatccgtagtttaatttttttttcaagaccTTTACGCGTCTCTGCtgctttttcttattttttttttttttgtttttttttatccacttgACCCTTTTGGTGAACTTTTTTATGGGGAAAACTGAGGGGGTAAATATTAAGGGATGCGACCGGCAAAACCTCACGTGGAATGAGAGCggcagaggagaggagaggaaaggaAAATGGCTCCCCAGACAAGCGTTTAATCTGGCGCTAATTAACAACTTACCTCCCCCACCTCCCCCCGATTCACCCCCTTATATCACGAGTCTGCACGCCTCCCCTCATCTCCTCTTTCTGCGTCCACTTTTAATGCTCGTTTTCCGTTTATACGGAGATTCATAATTACGAGTGTATACTGTATTataggtacatttttatacacgttTGTAGAATTCACTATTCgatatacattaaaaaaaaaaattttttttcacatttgcCGATTCATAAGGAGaagaatcttgaaaaaaaatggaatagcAACACTAGCGAGtaatttatgattttcgaaACTCCGGGCGAAGAcgcaaaaaacataaaaaagaaaaagaaacgaacacGAGGCAAAGCTTTTATCCCgaggaattgttttttttccgatccttgaagtaattttttattaccactacgattatcattactattattgttatttgtatCGTTGTCATTGGTTTAACAACGTTGGATGTAGAGAATATGACGTTTTGAAGGGTGTATGTTTGAGATTAGGATATAATACGTAGGATAGTCGGATCTTGTAATTGTATGACCCACATTGTTGGCAGATCGTTGAATCGTCGACAATGACGGATCGTCGGGCAATCGTAACGCTGTTTAATATAAAAtcatacacgtacgtatattcGTATGAGTTGATATCGCGTTATAGACGTCAAAAATCGTTTTATCCATCAATATACCCCCACATCCTGTTTACCCTCACTCAACAGTATTGATCTAAATCGTAATTGAATATGTCGTCGGTCGTCTTTGTCGAATACGCATCGCACcgacaaataataattacattgtTAAAAATGGATGCGACTCGTAATACAGATTTACCGTTTACAAAAGAATCGTCAATTTACTTACGAAATCAGtttgcaaatttaaaaattcgcaattaattactattattttacTCAAATTCACCGTCAAGTacacgaatattttttaagaaattttttaacattgcaCACGTGTGTAGAATGCGTTAACGTACAACGCGAAAAGTATAATACAAGAACACTATAGCTGTGAATTAATGTCGTTTCAGTCACTCTGtatgttatatataatttatataatatagaataaagACGACGATTCGTATCCCGGCTTACGATCGGCGAAATTAGCCAATCGATCAGAGAGAAACTGTCCTGCAATAcaaagagataaaaatctcGCGTCGATCTTGTGGCGCCTATCGTACTTGCCTCGCGATGACTTTTACGGATGTATCTCTacacgtattatacgtattcaCGTCAATTTAACAATATCTCACAAATGCGGATCAATTTGTCAAATTCGGTTTtgattatacaataataaatcGGACAGACTTGTTGCGTGACACATGCCGCGtgctatatatgtatatataaacgtAACGTACGATCAGTCGTCTGGATATTGATTGGTCGACAAAAAAATCATGTAACACGTGCAGCGATTATTTTCACACGCCGTTAACATACGTGTTGCaggttttaataattatttggaatttttttttttttttttttttttaattttttattttggaaaaaaggGAAACAGCAACGTTTTCCTTACCGAATGTCGAGAGAAGCGAAGCCTCTTGTTACGTCAATTCCATCGTATTGTTGTACCTTCCGTAGATAGGCGAGAAACTCCCGGAAGCGTTTTACCAATTTCTCAGTAAACCCTCCGAAGGTAAACCgtgatgtataataaaatatagtgGAATAGAATAGAAGTCTGGATTGCTGACTGGGTTGCaggaaatatcaattttcctACTCGTTatacagaaattatttattatattgttatcgattgataaaaaaaaaaaaaaaaaagaaaagggggGGGAAAAGCGTGAAGGAGAATAAAAAGCATATCAAAATCATAATATTAGGTATGCAGTTTATTTAAGTGGAAAAAGTATAATCCTTGTTTTTGTGgcattgaatatttaatttttcatcacgttcTTCATCCACGGTACGAAATGATTTATCTTCGCGTAAACACCTGGCGAGTGTCTTCGACCGCAACCTTTTCCCCACGTCACGATGCCGATAAggatttttcttccgtttaTTAACGTGGTTAAAGGACCGCCCGAGTCTCCCTGCGAAAAATCACGAAGCctttgttataattttatattaaaaaaaaaaaaaaaaaaaaaaaaatcgatgattttgaaacaatctttaatttcgtttttctcgtACAGATCGTGTGATCGAAATACGCGTTGCTCACCGTGCAAGCATCTTTGCCTCCTTCTACGCGACCGGCGCATAATTCTGATTCAGAAATCAGTCGGTTGAGTCCAACTTCGGAAAACCACTCGTTGCATCGCTCGTTGGAAAATACCTGGAATAATGAAatacgagtgaaaaaaatgtgatgattttcttttctttttttttttttcgaataccTCGATATCGACTTGGCGCAAAACGGTGGTACGGGAATTTCGAGAGTCTTCGTTTATAAATCCCCAGCCAGTGACTGTCGCTGTTCGATTAACCAGACTTAAATCCTCGCTCGGAAGGCAAACGGGAATTATGTGCTTGTCGAACTTAACGATGCGGTCAAGTTTCAGCAGAGCAATGTCGTTTCGAAATTCTATCTCTTCGTATTCTGGGTTTATCTGCAATCGCAAAACAATATTTCCCGTGTCGGCATAAATCGGCTCGTgattggattttttattttatgttatttttttttttttttttttatttttcatcaattcatACAGACTCACCTCTATTTTCTCGACTTTGTACTCCTCGGCTTTGAGCGGCTCTTCTTCGTTTTCCAAATCGAACTCTCCCAGGCGAATAGTTAGATCCTCGATTCGAGCTCTGTATAAACACgttggaagaaaataattacgcGTTGTCATGCAGCGATTATCGCTCGGCGAGTAAATTGCGTAATTTCGTATTTGTCTGTGATTAGGATCTTCACCTCCACAAACAGCTCGCCCCAGTGACGATCCATCTGTCCGTCAAAAGCGTTCCACCGCAGGACAGAATATTCGCTCCGAGAGTCGATCTAAATATCGCTGCCTGAAACCAATTCGATCCCATTTTTTGCCCGTCAAAGTTTGACCCGTCTATTGTAATAAAGGTACggtaaagtttatttttttcacacctgCCACGGATGATCGCCAAATTTTGCATCGTGGCCGCCTATGATTCGCTTGAACCGTGAACCTTGCATCTCTGCTTTGCCGCATTCTTGAATATTTCACAATTCATTCGCAATATTTGAGTCACGCTAGTGATCGTATAAAGTTTCATGCGTACGTATTCCTACGTTACCGACACTTAGCCCTCGGACAAAAACCTTCCTCGCGTGAAATGATCCGATGAGCGATAAAGGTTTATGTCTGAGAGCTGAGTGTCGGTAATGTAGAAATATGTATCCAGAATTCTCTATATATACCTATTAAAATTGTCGGTTGAGTACGGAATCAGTGGATGGAGAGTGTACGGTAATTGTAAGATATAAAGTAAAAAGCTTATGCGGTGTATTATATTTCTCAAATGTTACACAGTGAGGAAAATTGTAATCCGTTCATATATCGAAACAAAGTTATGTCTGTAACtcgacttgaattttttttcattttcattggCTTACAATTACGGACCTCCACATTTCATTTTACGCAACTCACCAATTGCGGACGAAATATCGAGATCGTTTTCCGCGGACAGAACGAACTTTACCACCATAACCGTCATAAATAGCGTCACGCTAAATACAATTCTCAGAGCCATCtttaaatacgaaaaatataacaaaaaagaCAACACCGATTCTTCGTCAATTCgataattgttaaatttacACCGCGATTTCATGAACTAAGTCTTGTATCGATTGCGACACGTTTTAAACTGCATTCCCAATCTCGCTTCAAACGCTCGTCTCCTCGTTACGGAAGACTAATTTTCGTTTGAGT is drawn from Neodiprion fabricii isolate iyNeoFabr1 chromosome 3, iyNeoFabr1.1, whole genome shotgun sequence and contains these coding sequences:
- the LOC124177388 gene encoding vitamin K-dependent protein C-like; translation: MALRIVFSVTLFMTVMVVKFVLSAENDLDISSAIDGSNFDGQKMGSNWFQAAIFRSTLGANILSCGGTLLTDRWIVTGASCLWRSRIEDLTIRLGEFDLENEEEPLKAEEYKVEKIEINPEYEEIEFRNDIALLKLDRIVKFDKHIIPVCLPSEDLSLVNRTATVTGWGFINEDSRNSRTTVLRQVDIEVFSNERCNEWFSEVGLNRLISESELCAGRVEGGKDACTGDSGGPLTTLINGRKILIGIVTWGKGCGRRHSPGVYAKINHFVPWMKNVMKN